The Gopherus evgoodei ecotype Sinaloan lineage chromosome 4, rGopEvg1_v1.p, whole genome shotgun sequence nucleotide sequence CGCCAGATCTTTACTGTATTCTATCCCTTCCCACTACTACGATCCAGATACTTACAATATCCCCCCCTCAGTGTAACCTCACTATTTAGCTTAGGTTGTGGTAGCAGGAAGTATGATTGCGCCAATTTTAGAGAGTGAGGGCCAGAGCCAGGCAGTGAACTGGCTATGAGGCTTGGACCAGTTCAAGCTATGAGCGTTCCACGGGCCCGCCTTTTTCCTACTGCCCCACATCTGTCCCGCCCCCGCCTCTCGCCATGGCCCGGCTACCTGATGCAATCGGCCGCCGGGTTTCCTCTACGCACGGCCCGGCGAAAGATCCCCGTTCCGTTGCATCATCACGGATTGATACAGGAGTCAGCATTCGACCAATCAGCGAGCGAGCTCCGCCGGAACTGAAGGCTCTTCCTCCCAATCACAGTTCTGCATGGAGGAAGGGGACCGGAGCCGGAGCCGCTGATTGGAGGCGAGGACAACGAGCCCCTTCCTAGCGCACCTCACTGTGACAGGTGGGCGGAGCTTGCGCCGGGCTGCAGTTTAAAGCGCTGGAGCTGCCGGCGTTTCGCTCAGTGCCTGGTAGCCCAGTCCCCGCCACTGGAGCCCCCGGCCGAGCAGAGCCGCCCCGCCCCCGCGCTGGGGCTGCCCCAGTGCAGCAACCTCGGGAGCCTGCTGCAGCGCTGCTGCACCCGCCAGCGGCCCCCGCCCCCGCCTGCTGAGCCCGTGCAGCGGGGCgatgaagcgggacccgccgcccgCGGAGCGCCAGGCGCAGGAGGAGGATGCTGGGGAgcagaaaacgcccctctggatCTTCGGCTACGGCTCCCTGGTGTGGAGACCCGACTTCGAGTTCAGCTCCCGGAAGGTGGGCTTCATCCGCGGCTACAGCCGCCGTTTCTGGCAGGGAGACACCTTCCACCGTGGCAACGAGAAGATGGTAAAGGGGGATCggaccccagctgctggggggcgggagaggggCACAAGGAGGGAGTGCGGGCCCGGGGTGGGGGTGAAGGTGGGTAACCTTGGGCGTGAATCTCTGGCGCCTTGCcatggggggctgtcaggaagtgGCTAATCAAAGCCACCCCTTGGCATCTACCTGCCCTTGGAGCAGTCAGTGCCCAGTTGGGATGGGCTAGATACCTCTGCTGGAAGTGGTAAGTGTCCCTTTTTTACTGATAAAGGCACCTGCCCAGACTCTCTCAGAATTCAGCTGTTTGTAAATTCAGCTCCAAATCTAATAATCTTAGGGGAAAAAAtctgcctccttcccaccctgctATGGCTCCTGGCACAACACATACTCTGTCTGAAGTTGGTGCCATCATTATGATGCTGGGTGCCTTGCAGCTGCTGGTGTCTCATGGGCCTGCAGTGACTTGCAGTGTAATGGTGGTACCTGGAGCTGCGGTGGGTGTCAGCAGGGCTGTATCATCCTAGCTTGCCTGTATTGGTGACTTGGTACTTGATctggtttctaaaatgtttctcTCCCCCTGTAGCCTGGCCGTGTGGTTACGCTCCAGGAGGATTATGACGTAAGTATCTGCATCTAGCATCtcttataataaaatatattaaacctATAGCTGCTGCTTTTCAGGTTTATTGTGTGGCTTTAGTTGGATTACTCCCACAGTAATGATACTAGACTATTTCAGTAGCTAATCAACATCTCCATCATTAACTACATGGCAGTGATAATCCCTTGGCAACTGTATCCCATAATAATGGTAAAACAACCCTAGGATACAGTTTTGTGGGTTAGTATAAATTAACATGATGGCCTTGCTGgagttcatattttttttttttagtcagcaGACTCAGCTGGAAGTGAGGGAATTGCAGATGCTACTTTAGACCATTCAGCCAAAGAAGGTTAGAATTAAAGTTAGAGACCtgggaaattaaattaaatgggaCATGCTGTGCCAGATTAATCAGCAATATACTCACTCATTTTGATGCTATtcaccagggattaatttggtcCCTTGTCCTGCAAGATGAAAGTAGACACTAGATTTGCCCCTCCAGAATAAACTAGTCAGTAGAGAGCCTTTTTGCCCTGTGAAAAAATACCAGGCTGCTGGGAGTGTTCTGGGGTCAGTTTTTCTTATTTCAATGGCATACACCAAGAGCTGAATTTTGCACTTTGTGACTTTGAAAAACAGAGGCAACTATTCTTTGCTGCCTTGGAGAACAGAAGAGGGAGACCATATCTTCCTCCATCTCTTTCCTTGGATCAGTTGTGCCATCCCTTCTCAGATGCCTGATTGTCTTTTCAGGCCTTGTTCCCATTGTTTAACTAGACAGGGTGACCATGGATCCTGAAACAAAAGGTTTTGTATAGGAAATGCTGGTGCATTGGTTGCATTGTATCTGCAGCAGCAAATAACCTTCACTTGTAATTTCAGGCATGCACATGGGGTGTTGCCTATGAAGTTTGTGGAGAGCAGATTGCTGCATCGCTCCAGTACTTGAACATGCGAGAAGCAGTCCTGGGGGGCTATGACACCAAACTGGTGAAGTTCCACCCCCAGGATAAAGAGGCTGAGGAACCCATCCTGGCCCTAGTTTACATTGCTACACCCCAGAACCCCACCTACCTTGGCCCAGCGTCTGAAGAGGACATTGCAGCCCAGATCATTGTCTCAAGTGGTCGGTCTGGACACAACATAGAGTATCTGCTGCGACTGGCAGACTTCATGCGCTACTTTTGTCCCCAGGTGGAGGACGAACACTTGTTTTCCATTGAGGAGGCCCTTGTTTCCATCCTGCCCTGTCTATGCCAGGCTGAGGAGCCTTTAGTGGAAGTGTGAATGAGACTCCTATCTCAGAGGGTTGAAAGGGGAGACATCttcatttgaaaatatcaaagacatgagggggaaggaaagcaaggaaaaaatacattggactgggggagacataagcaTGACAGTGAGCAAGTAGCTGGGGGCGAGGAAACTGCTACAAGCATACTTGAGCTGCCACACTCACCACCTGTGGAAACCATGGTGGCCATTTCTGGTCTCCGAGCTGGGTGTGAGGATCATGACTGAGTTTTCACTGTCAGGCTTGGTTCTGTGGCAGTCAAATGTGAACAGTATGATGTTCACTCCTCTTCTTTTAGAGAGACAGAGGATACTGTCCTCTTC carries:
- the CHAC1 gene encoding glutathione-specific gamma-glutamylcyclotransferase 1, whose protein sequence is MKRDPPPAERQAQEEDAGEQKTPLWIFGYGSLVWRPDFEFSSRKVGFIRGYSRRFWQGDTFHRGNEKMPGRVVTLQEDYDACTWGVAYEVCGEQIAASLQYLNMREAVLGGYDTKLVKFHPQDKEAEEPILALVYIATPQNPTYLGPASEEDIAAQIIVSSGRSGHNIEYLLRLADFMRYFCPQVEDEHLFSIEEALVSILPCLCQAEEPLVEV